In Daphnia pulex isolate KAP4 chromosome 7, ASM2113471v1, one genomic interval encodes:
- the LOC124197038 gene encoding pollen-specific leucine-rich repeat extensin-like protein 1 isoform X1, which produces MKFLVLVALFAFAAADSYKAAEYKAPMYETPKYEAPKYESPKYETPKYETPKYEAPKYEAPKYETPKYEAPKYEAPKYVAPKYEAPKYETPKYEAPKYEAPKYETPKYETPKYVAPKYEAPKYEAPKYETPKYETPKYEAPKYEAPKYVAPKYEAPKYETPKYEAPKYEEVTYAAQPYSFGYEVQDKESYTEFEHNEKSDYNVVTGSYRVVLPDSRVQIVTYKADANGYTADVKYEGEAKYPEYVESQYKAAASYAAPGYKAPEYKKPAYTAPAYQAPAYTAPTYAAPAYTAPAYQAPAAYPKY; this is translated from the exons atgaag tTCCTCGTCCTCGTTGCCCTTTTCGCCTTTGCTGCTGCCGATTCTTACAAGGCTGCTGAATACAAAGCCCCAATGTATGAGACTCCCAAGTACGAGGCACCTAAGTACGAATCTCCTAAATACGAGACTCCCAAGTACGAGACTCCTAAATATGaagctcctaaatacgaagcCCCTAAGTACGAGACTCCCAAgtacgaggctcccaagtacgaggctcctaaatacgtaGCCCCTAAGTACGAAGCCCCTAAGTACGAGACTCCCAAgtacgaggctcccaagtacgaggctcctaaatacgagacTCCCAAGTACGAGACTCCTAAATACGTAGCCCCTAAGTACGAAGCCCCTAAGTACGAAGCCCCTAAGTACGAGACTCCCAAGTACGAGACTCCCAAatacgaggctcccaagtacgaggCACCTAAATACGTAGCCCCAAAGTACGaagctcctaaatacgagacccccaagtacgaggctcctaaatacgaagaAGTCACATAC GCCGCTCAACCCTACAGCTTCGGATACGAGGTCCAGGATAAAGAATCTTACACTGAATTCGAGCACAACGAAAAATCTGACTACAACGTTGTCACCGGATCTTACCGTGTGGTTCTCCCCGACAGCCGCGTCCAGATCGTCACCTACAAGGCTGACGCCAACGGATACACCGCTGACGTGAAATACGAAGGCGAAGCCAAATATCCCGAGTACGTCGAGTCGCAATACAAAGCTGCTGCTTCCTACGCTGCCCCTGGCTACAAGGCTCCTGAATACAAAAAACCGGCCTACACTGCTCCAGCCTACCAAGCTCCAGCCTACACTGCTccaacctacgctgctccagcCTACACTGCTCCAGCCTACCAAGCTCCTGCTGCCTACCCTAAATATTAA
- the LOC124197718 gene encoding ionotropic receptor 93a-like translates to MSFFFTLLIFIICFQIQNDPLVSSSHLNTLNGQHLQVIWPRWKGNPKGLTGPITGGIFLDTLADRLNFTYEMVRVTENRLEPQGKERGLFNYLWNQQSDLLVVGVTLSLARSEVVDLSVPWIFETYAFLIPVQDDTANINGVVKPFQWPVWLGLIVSVVCVTAALILVDRPFKKTRSANLIRDREHTAKRKSGRAGKQYLYVFGNLMSQSGPCTSKRLSFRLVAGVWTLAAFIFVQAYNSILFTYVVSPVNQPLINSVYDIIERNDVQLLTRKGSSMNILVSNPNATPIYIKLKKKLDTFPNSRCNLVSECINLITPGSRNTFVDGRSAHLETIKKKFEETKRCDLQLAKEPFLGGYASFALQKNSRYTDTINKGVLELLQTGIIDKWDRSFHPMPRQCMANGINSGKKRQETKNLSISLKNLTGAFVVYFVGFSLSCLTFLFELIISTAQR, encoded by the exons atgtctttctttttcacgctcctcatttttattatttgcttcCAAATTCAGAATGATCCGCTGGTGTCGTCGTCGCATTTGAATACACTCAATGGCCAACATCTCCAGGTCATTTGG CCTCGCTGGAAGGGAAACCCCAAAGGACTTACGGGTCCGATCACCGGTGGCATATTTCTCGATACCTTGGCAGATCGTTTGAATTTCAC GTACGAGATGGTGAGAGTCACAGAGAACAGGTTAGAACCACAGGGAAAAGAACGAGGACTTTTTAACTATTTGTGGAATCAA CAAAGTGACTTGCTAGTCGTAGGAGTGACTCTGTCACTTGCGCGTTCTGAAGTTGTAGATTTGTCGGTGCCTTGGATTTTCGAAACTTATGCTTTTCTCATCCCAGTTCAAGATGACACGGCAAACATCAACGGAGTCGTCAAACCATTTCAATGGCCg GTTTGGTTGGGCTTAATCGTTTCGGTTGTTTGCGTCACTGCCGCTTTGATTTTAGTGGATagaccttttaaaaaaaccaggAGCGCAAACTTGATCAGGGACCGTGAACACACTGCTAAGAGGAAAAGCGGTCGAGCTGGAAAACAATATCTTTATGTATTTGGAAATTTGATGTCACAAA GTGGTCCCTGTACGTCGAAACGTCTGTCATTTCGACTGGTCGCTGGCGTTTGGACCCTGGCCGCTTTCATTTTCGTCCAGGCATACAATTCGATATTATTCACCTACGTAGTGTCACCAGTTAATCAGCCCCTGATCAATTCGGTCTATGACATTATTGAGCGTAACGATGTCCAGCTGCTTACTCGAAAAGGCTCCTCTATGAATATTCTTGTTTCG AATCCTAACGCGACGCCAATCTATATtaaactgaagaaaaaactgGACACATTCCCCAATTCCAGATGCAATTTGGTATCAGAGTGCATCAATTTGATCACACCCGGATCAAGAAACACCTTTGTCGAT GGGAGATCTGCACATCTggaaactattaaaaaaaaatttgaagaaaccAAAAGATGCGACCTCCAATTGGCAAAGGAACCTTTCTTGGGTGGATATGCGTCATTTGCACTGCAGAAAAACAGCCGCTACACCGACACTATTAACAAGGG AGTGTTGGAGCTTCTACAAACGGGAATAATCGATAAATGGGACAGGTCATTCCACCCAATGCCTCGTCAATGTATGGCCAACGGCATCAACAGcggaaaaaagagacaagaaaccaaaaatttgtccatttcactaaaaaatttgactGGAGCCTTTGTCGTTTATTTTGTAGGATTTAGTTTATCTTgtctcacttttctttttgagcttATCATTTCTACAGCTCAACGCTAA
- the LOC124197038 gene encoding repetitive proline-rich cell wall protein 1-like isoform X4, whose product MKFLVLVALFAFAAADSYKAAEYKAPMYETPKYEAPKYESPKYETPKYETPKYEAPKYETPKYETPKYVAPKYEAPKYEAPKYETPKYETPKYEAPKYEAPKYVAPKYEAPKYETPKYEAPKYEEVTYAAQPYSFGYEVQDKESYTEFEHNEKSDYNVVTGSYRVVLPDSRVQIVTYKADANGYTADVKYEGEAKYPEYVESQYKAAASYAAPGYKAPEYKKPAYTAPAYQAPAYTAPTYAAPAYTAPAYQAPAAYPKY is encoded by the exons atgaag tTCCTCGTCCTCGTTGCCCTTTTCGCCTTTGCTGCTGCCGATTCTTACAAGGCTGCTGAATACAAAGCCCCAATGTATGAGACTCCCAAGTACGAGGCACCTAAGTACGAATCTCCTAAATACGAGACTCCCAAGTACGAGACTCCTAAATATGaa gctcctaaatacgagacTCCCAAGTACGAGACTCCTAAATACGTAGCCCCTAAGTACGAAGCCCCTAAGTACGAAGCCCCTAAGTACGAGACTCCCAAGTACGAGACTCCCAAatacgaggctcccaagtacgaggCACCTAAATACGTAGCCCCAAAGTACGaagctcctaaatacgagacccccaagtacgaggctcctaaatacgaagaAGTCACATAC GCCGCTCAACCCTACAGCTTCGGATACGAGGTCCAGGATAAAGAATCTTACACTGAATTCGAGCACAACGAAAAATCTGACTACAACGTTGTCACCGGATCTTACCGTGTGGTTCTCCCCGACAGCCGCGTCCAGATCGTCACCTACAAGGCTGACGCCAACGGATACACCGCTGACGTGAAATACGAAGGCGAAGCCAAATATCCCGAGTACGTCGAGTCGCAATACAAAGCTGCTGCTTCCTACGCTGCCCCTGGCTACAAGGCTCCTGAATACAAAAAACCGGCCTACACTGCTCCAGCCTACCAAGCTCCAGCCTACACTGCTccaacctacgctgctccagcCTACACTGCTCCAGCCTACCAAGCTCCTGCTGCCTACCCTAAATATTAA
- the LOC124197038 gene encoding repetitive proline-rich cell wall protein 1-like isoform X2 — protein sequence MKFLVLVALFAFAAADSYKAAEYKAPMYETPKYEAPKYESPKYETPKYETPKYEAPKYEAPKYETPKYEAPKYEAPKYVAPKYEAPKYETPKYEAPKYEAPKYETPKYETPKYEAPKYETPKYETPKYEAPKYEAPKYVAPKYEAPKYETPKYEAPKYEEVTYAAQPYSFGYEVQDKESYTEFEHNEKSDYNVVTGSYRVVLPDSRVQIVTYKADANGYTADVKYEGEAKYPEYVESQYKAAASYAAPGYKAPEYKKPAYTAPAYQAPAYTAPTYAAPAYTAPAYQAPAAYPKY from the exons atgaag tTCCTCGTCCTCGTTGCCCTTTTCGCCTTTGCTGCTGCCGATTCTTACAAGGCTGCTGAATACAAAGCCCCAATGTATGAGACTCCCAAGTACGAGGCACCTAAGTACGAATCTCCTAAATACGAGACTCCCAAGTACGAGACTCCTAAATATGaagctcctaaatacgaagcCCCTAAGTACGAGACTCCCAAgtacgaggctcccaagtacgaggctcctaaatacgtaGCCCCTAAGTACGAAGCCCCTAAGTACGAGACTCCCAAgtacgaggctcccaagtacgaggctcctaaatacgagacTCCCAAGTACGAGACTCCTAAA TACGAAGCCCCTAAGTACGAGACTCCCAAGTACGAGACTCCCAAatacgaggctcccaagtacgaggCACCTAAATACGTAGCCCCAAAGTACGaagctcctaaatacgagacccccaagtacgaggctcctaaatacgaagaAGTCACATAC GCCGCTCAACCCTACAGCTTCGGATACGAGGTCCAGGATAAAGAATCTTACACTGAATTCGAGCACAACGAAAAATCTGACTACAACGTTGTCACCGGATCTTACCGTGTGGTTCTCCCCGACAGCCGCGTCCAGATCGTCACCTACAAGGCTGACGCCAACGGATACACCGCTGACGTGAAATACGAAGGCGAAGCCAAATATCCCGAGTACGTCGAGTCGCAATACAAAGCTGCTGCTTCCTACGCTGCCCCTGGCTACAAGGCTCCTGAATACAAAAAACCGGCCTACACTGCTCCAGCCTACCAAGCTCCAGCCTACACTGCTccaacctacgctgctccagcCTACACTGCTCCAGCCTACCAAGCTCCTGCTGCCTACCCTAAATATTAA
- the LOC124197038 gene encoding repetitive proline-rich cell wall protein 1-like isoform X3: protein MKFLVLVALFAFAAADSYKAAEYKAPMYETPKYEAPKYESPKYETPKYETPKYEAPKYEAPKYETPKYEAPKYEAPKYVAPKYEAPKYETPKYETPKYEAPKYEAPKYVAPKYEAPKYETPKYEAPKYEEVTYAAQPYSFGYEVQDKESYTEFEHNEKSDYNVVTGSYRVVLPDSRVQIVTYKADANGYTADVKYEGEAKYPEYVESQYKAAASYAAPGYKAPEYKKPAYTAPAYQAPAYTAPTYAAPAYTAPAYQAPAAYPKY from the exons atgaag tTCCTCGTCCTCGTTGCCCTTTTCGCCTTTGCTGCTGCCGATTCTTACAAGGCTGCTGAATACAAAGCCCCAATGTATGAGACTCCCAAGTACGAGGCACCTAAGTACGAATCTCCTAAATACGAGACTCCCAAGTACGAGACTCCTAAATATGaagctcctaaatacgaagcCCCTAAGTACGAGACTCCCAAgtacgaggctcccaagtacgaggctcctaaatacgtaGCCCCTAA GTACGAAGCCCCTAAGTACGAGACTCCCAAGTACGAGACTCCCAAatacgaggctcccaagtacgaggCACCTAAATACGTAGCCCCAAAGTACGaagctcctaaatacgagacccccaagtacgaggctcctaaatacgaagaAGTCACATAC GCCGCTCAACCCTACAGCTTCGGATACGAGGTCCAGGATAAAGAATCTTACACTGAATTCGAGCACAACGAAAAATCTGACTACAACGTTGTCACCGGATCTTACCGTGTGGTTCTCCCCGACAGCCGCGTCCAGATCGTCACCTACAAGGCTGACGCCAACGGATACACCGCTGACGTGAAATACGAAGGCGAAGCCAAATATCCCGAGTACGTCGAGTCGCAATACAAAGCTGCTGCTTCCTACGCTGCCCCTGGCTACAAGGCTCCTGAATACAAAAAACCGGCCTACACTGCTCCAGCCTACCAAGCTCCAGCCTACACTGCTccaacctacgctgctccagcCTACACTGCTCCAGCCTACCAAGCTCCTGCTGCCTACCCTAAATATTAA